Proteins encoded in a region of the Onthophagus taurus isolate NC chromosome 10, IU_Otau_3.0, whole genome shotgun sequence genome:
- the LOC111421602 gene encoding protein couch potato isoform X1, whose translation MEAPLAVALSQSMDSVNTSTGEEEVRTLFVSGLPMDAKPRELYLLFRAYEGYEGSLLKVTSKNGKTASPVGFVTFNTRAGAEAAKQDLQQGVRFDPDMPQTIRLEFAKSNTKVSKPKQQAANAANTHPTLMHPLTGHLGAPFFPGGPEIWHHPLAYSAAAAELPGAALQHATLVHPALHPQVPPPMSLPHPTALTSVHAASLPHFLPSPALASPVGSSSSQPGLGMSNPPCSTLFVANLGQFVSEHELKEIFGSFPGFCRLRMHAKGGFPVAFVEYQDVRFASHSMAALQGSFLLSSDRGPIRIEYAKSKMASEVRFSLKSMIKRGLFSYERVFLEKLFG comes from the exons GTTCGGACTCTTTTCGTAAGTGGCTTACCAATGGATGCGAAACCAAGGGAGTTATATCTTTTATTCAGAGCATATGAG GGATATGAAGGATCTTTGTTAAAAGTGACGagtaaaaatggaaaaactGCTTCT CCTGTTGGTTTCGTTACTTTTAATACAAGGGCTGGTGCAGAAGCAGCTAAGCAAGATCTCCAG CAGGGCGTAAGGTTTGACCCCGACATGCCTCAGACGATCCGGCTGGAGTTTGCTAAAAGTAACACGAAGGTTAGCAAGCCCAAACAGCAAGCCGCTAACGCAGCCAACACGCACCCAACTCTGATGCACCCCCTCACAGGAC ATTTGGGAGCACCATTCTTCCCAGGAGGACCGGAAATATGGCACCATCCATTGGCTTATTCCGCAGCGGCTGCAGAACTCCCTGGGGCAGCCCTTCAACATGCAACCCTCGTCCATCCGGCACTACACCCTCAAGTGCCC CCACCAATGTCGTTACCACACCCAACGGCTTTAACATCGGTCCATGCGGCTTCTTTGCCGCATTTCCTGCCGAGTCCTGCTTTAGCATCGCCTGTGGGTTCGAGTTCATCCCAGCCAGGTTTGGGGATGAGTAATCCGCCCTGCTCGACGCTTTTCGTCGCCAATTTGGGCCAATTCGTGTCTGAACACGAACTGAAGGAGATCTTCGGCAG CTTCCCCGGCTTCTGTCGCCTGCGCATGCACGCCAAAGGTGGATTTCCGGTGGCCTTCGTGGAGTACCAGGACGTGCGTTTTGCGTCACACTCGATGGCAGCACTGCAAGGTTCCTTCCTACTCTCCTCCGACCGCGGTCCCATACGAATCGAGTACGCCAAAAGCAAAATGGCATCAGAGGTTAGGTTTTCGCTAAAATCTATGATTAAACGCGGATTATTTTCGTACGAAcgggtttttcttgaaaaattatttggcTAA